GGGAGACAAAGTCAGTGGGAAGAGTTCAACTGAAGCCGAAACAGGTAAACATTGAGTGAGTCTCCCAGGCCTCTTTTGtgagtttgatttgattttgtgttATCTGTAAGCTAACATTTAGGTTAATGCTTCTCATCTTCAGTTCACAACTAAggtaagaaacaaacaaaaaagtgcaTTCTGGATCATTGCAGTGTTAAAAGAAACTTAAGTCTTTTCACACTCACCAAAATTCACAGAATGACATAAATAATGCTTTTGTGATAATAACTAAACATATAGACAAATAATCTAAGAAGTTACATCCTGTAAAATACATCTATGATCTTTTCTCTTTGATCTTTTAGTTGCTAGATTTtctaaaatttgtaattttttgtagTCTTAAAAAGTCCAATAAATAGGTGTTTACATATCACATCAACCTTCCCTGTCCTAACTGAAAACGAAAGGTTTGACCTTCATCTTACCAAAGGTATTTATCATTAGATATATCCCTTATTTGAAAGCAATTTCCTCAGCCTGTGGCTGAATGtctataaaatgtttgatttatatatagtacatatgtatatatacagtacaaaccaaaggtttggacacacctgtgtgtccaaacttttggtctgcacTGTATTTAGTACAAACTTACAAAATCTTGAAACTAAGACATTcaatttattattcttttgaattttcttcATATGCTGAATTTGATAAAGAAAAGCTTCTCATAAGTTAAAGCTTTGACTTAACTAGTAAATTTTCAATGGCTTACTGACCCTCTTTACTTTTTAGTAAATACATTGATCTATTTTGTGACATGATAGGTAAACTGACATAATATTTACTTGCTTAgtatttgcatgattttttttaaattaacatagTTTATAGTTTGCCCATGATATTGTTGCTAGCATAACAGTGATATGATGTCAGAGTTGgatttcatcatttatttgctttgtaaaaAGCTGTCCAATTGGGTCActttaaagaaagcacaacaaatTAATATCTGATGAAAAATTTGATCTGAATTCTAACACCAAAGTTGCTTTATCCAAGTTTGACATCATCACTACTTTTTAACCTCATTAACTCATACACCTTGCTAAATCATAGATGTGTAGTTTTTATTCCGCTCTTTGCTTTTTAACAGTTAAAGTTATGTCTACTAAATGTAACTTTCTGTGCAGAGTTGGATGCTCCTACTAACCTTTCAGTCGAAGATGAGACAGACTCCGGCTTCAGGGTTTACTGGGATCCCACCAAGGCACAAATTGATGGCTACATGCTTACCCATAGCTCCATTGATGGGTCAAGGGAGGAAACCCCGGTTGGATCTGATAGTTCTTATGTGCTCACTGGCCTTAGGCCAGGGGTCGTCTACACTGTCTATGTCTGGGCTGTCAGGGGAAGCAAAGCCAGCAGGAAGACCTCAACACAAGCTGAGACAGGTTTCAGATCTACAACTTTCTCACAACCACAgcaattaatcattttaatggCTTGAAGCTTATTTGTTAAACttgaaaaatgtctttactCTAGCATGATAAATAGCTGGGTGACATgttaaggaaaaataattaaccaAAAAATTATAGTGGGACGTAAGACACAAGATAgcaaaataaagcttaatgtaCAACTCAAACCAGATATgtacatacaaacaaaaaacctttgtTTGTACTGATACTAATTACCTACTAAAGACTAAATGTTTCCTGCTTTAAGTCAGCTTtgattaacaaaattatttctgtttactaaatgccagaatttggggtgcaattaattaattaattagttaattaattaattaactttttttatttaaaattctagATATATTTTCTTAGTAGTTAGCAGAATATCCTGCATTTTGACGTTGGTTCAGTTTTTTGCATAGTTTTCCTTTATATTCTTGCAATAATTTGTTGTAATTCGAGCCAATTTATCACCAAACTGGTGCAAGTGATGACCAAtttaaaacattgactttgtcaTCCTTGAGCCAGTTTGTGACTGATTTGAAAGAATGACTAGGACCATTTAACTTCCCGGCTGATATCTTCAAATGTTGCTTCAGTATTTCAGCATGACGTTCTTTCCCCAGGATGCCATCTATTTTGTGAAGTGTCACAATCTCCGCTGTGGGAAAACAACCTTAAAAACTGATGCTGCATCTTCCGTGCTCCGCAGTGAGTGTAGTGTTCACAGGCTGGCAGGTTTCTCCTTTGTCATTCATGGAGAAACATgtcaattttagttttgtcagacctctggaaatgttttctaaaaataaggAATTTATTCCCTTGCAAACCTGTAATGCAGCTGATAATGTCGCTTTTAAATGAGTGGTTTCCTTTTCACCAGCAGATGTTTCATTTAATGTCAGGTCagcataaaaatctgaatttttgcttttgctttggGTTAGATATGCAAATATAACCTCGGATAGGTTGGATATTGCAGCAGTGTTTATTcttatttggtgttttaaacAGATCTCAGCCTTCTGTAAATTGTAGCCTCCAACAAATGTGGAGTTCCCCAGTTTTCCTCCTGATATCTTTACTTTTACAACACCACTGAAGGAGGTGTTGCCTTAACATACAGCCACAACAGTGCTTTCAAATAACTCAGTTGTTGTAAGCTATCAGAAGATAACAGAGCTATTATGAGACCTTTTGGGctttcttaaagaaaagtgAACTTTGTGGATGTACAGTACGTTTCTGAAATTGTTGAAAAGCagtgaaaaagacattttttctctctcattattCTTGCATTAGGGAGATATAAATAATAATCCTAACAGCTCTAATAAACAAAGTGTTTAGTAATTTAAAGTCtgacaatgagaaaaaaatgtcctgcattttataactgaaagAATAAATGTCCTGCATTTCTTTCTACATTAAATGTACATCTCTGAGTTGAACTGTATGCTCCAAGTCtcagttaaaaacatgaactgaatTGGATTGAGATCTTTTGTCAGTTTGCAGTTTGTCACCCATCTATTTTATGTAGTTTGCTTTATAGAGCTGTATATTAAATCCACTACTAACATCTTCCCTTAGAGCTGGACACCCCAGCTAACCTCGTAGCTCAAGATGAAACTGAGTCCAGCTTCAGCCTTTCCTGGGATCCAGTCCAGGCAGAAATTGATGGGTACATCCTAACCTATACCTCCCTTGATGGATCTAGTAAAGAAATCTCTTTGGGCCCGGAAAGCACCTCTTATTTGCTGACTGGTTTAAGGCCTGCAGTCCTCTACACTGTCTACATCCAAGCCTTGAGGGGAGACAAAACCAGCAGGACAATATCCACACAAGCTGAGACAGGTTTCAGATCCGCATCTCTTTGTTTAGAACCACAACACTTCATAATCTTAAGACTTTGTGACTAATTTCTAAAATTTACaagcctttttctttcttacagaGTAAAACTGAGATGATAACAGAATGATGGATAAAAcctattcaataaattagaatgtcaTTAAAAAGTCCATTTATTTCTGGACCTTTATCACCAAGCgaaacacattatataaattaattacatacagatggatgtttgaaacccttttatttctgttaattatgatcattttccgcttacagctaatgaaaacatcacatttaaagTTAGAATACTACAACACGCcaataaaaaaactacaaaaaaaaaacaaaaacacatttaatacaGAATTATAGCCTTAATGAAGAGCATGTTTAATATCTGCTTACAGGTGGTCAAtgtttaatctgacaaatgagtcTCATCATGACAAtgtatattctaatttattgaatgtatAAATTGCAACATGTACTTTCAAGAATATTGTTGCCCAGATGTATtgagatcttttatttttttccacccacCTCTTTCATGCAGTTTGCTATTTAGAAATGTGTGTTAATATCAGCTACTAACATGTTTCTCTAGAACTAGATGCTCCAGCTAACCTCATAGCCAGAGACGAAACCGAGTCCAGCTTCAGCCTTTCTTGGGATCCACTCCAAGCAGAAATAGATGGCTATGTCCTTACCTACACCTTACCTGACGGCTCTAGTAAAGAGATCCTGGTGGGGCCTGACAGTGTCTCTTATTTGCTGACTGGTTTACGGCCTGCGTTCATCTACACTGTCTACATCAAAGCTGTGAGGGGAGACAAAGCCAGCAGGACAATCTCAACACAAGCTGAAACAGGTGTCACATATCAGGCTTTGGTGAACCAATATTCCCTTTGATTATGTTCTTGTTTGAACCATTAAGAAATTCAAATGGCTTGTAGTTACATTTCTTGTAATCAGGCAACCATGAGTCCCGCTTGTAAACTCGAGGAATGTGCGAGCTTAAAATGCATCACTGACCAAACCATTTATAATGTCCTTAAAGTATTTTATAGTTTTCCTTCATGAATTCGTCTAGATATTTTTTCCAACTTCCTCTTTACGTCATGATGAGCataactgtacaaaaaataaataaagcaaatagtCACTATAAGTATGAATTAAACCAAGCTTTAAAGCTGGTTCCTCCAGAGATAACGTCTACTCAGCCTCATGTAcaacttgtgtttttatatcTCTTCTATCCAGGACCTTGACTTAGTACCACTTGAACTTTATCCACATTTTGGTACATATACTGTATATTTAGACCTTTCATTCTGGTAAACCGAAATAAACTCCTGACAATTACTTCGAGTCACCTAATCAAAGTAGGCAGTCCCTGTGAACTAAGACTGTatagaattttcttttctataaaacatgtttttgcattcctctatatttaattttcttgatGAATTGgcttataaaacatgttttaaagaaaaggtGTTGCAGTCACCACTACACGTTTTTTAATGTATCTTTCTAGcactttttaacttttggaGATTTACATTCCCTCcacccattttatttatttatttgttgttgttttttttttgttttttttttaacaaaatagcaaaagttCAATCAGATTGCATGACCGGTTTCTGGGAATGTCTATGTTTAAGTCTTGTCTCAGATTCCCACTTGTTTAGGTGTggactttgtttttgctgttccTACATGAATACGCCCCAGCATTAAGTCTTCTGCCACCTCTGGGACATATCTCACCGCACTCGGCTTTCTTGGACCTTGTGGACATGCACTTGCTTTTATTAAAGCTATTTTTAGCTCAGCTGAACAACTGCTCTGTATTCGGTCTCTCTACAGCCTTTTAGTGCTGTCTACAGTCTATTTAGAAAaggagttggaaaaaaaattagaatagcgaaagttaaagataaaaaaaaaaaaaaaattcaattttgcATTCCTCTGTATTTAATTTCCTTGATGTATTGGCTCATGTCTCCCTCAGCTGGTCCATGCAGGATCAGAAGGGTAATATATGTGTCCAGAGATGGACCTGTGATTTCCTTTCATCCTGTTACGGCCACAATGAAGGAATCATTCTTACTTTTATTTGGTACACATGTCAAGATACATCTCCCTTGTTTTCTTCTCAGAGAAGTGAGGTCTTTATATTTAGAGAACTTTGTCTCAGAatcttttattcaaaatgatGCTCATCTCAGGCATCAAAGTCTGTTTCAGCAGCGTCCTGAGAAGGATGGAACAAGTCTGAACAGCACAACTTTCTCCTCATTAGCACCTTCTGAGATAACTGAGATAATGTCAGCAGCAGTTTATTCATTAATCTACAACTTGAGTGTACTATCACTTTTACTTGGATTCCCTGGAGCACCTTTCATCTCACCAGCACAGGATAAGATAGCTTTTGATAGAGAAGGAGAGTAGGATACCTGGAGAAACTTGGCTCTCAGATTAAACACTACTCTCAGCAGTCTTAAGTGGCAGCAACGTTTTAGCTTCAGTGATTTGAAATGTTCTGCATCTCCACTCCAATTGAAGCACTTCTggattagatttatttttctttctcataaaaagcaaagatttaaaaagatttgcttgagaaatattttttttgtgttgcctCATGAATCCCTGTCTGAACAGCGACCAAGATTTTCTTTCATGATTTTTCATGAAAAGTGTTGCACAAATTGACCAGAttacaatatttatttgataCATCTCAGCCAATTTTCATTACTTTAATCTTTCAGTTATAGAGCATGCTCCCCACTCTGCTTTACCATGTTCCACTTCCCCAAAATCTGTTCAGTTGTCTGAATGTCATGATTCCTGTCAGAGCTGACAAATACAGTCCATTTAATACACTCTGTCGATTTCTGCTGGATCCATCTCTGTTCTCAGTGGTAGAGGTGGTTGAAAAAAGTCCTAAGAAGACAGTCTATCTTTAGAATGCCACCAGAGAAATAGAAATTTATGAAATAGTCTCggattaacaaaaataacaacacagaAGTGACCTCTTACTTGCTGGCAAGTCTAAGGCTTGAAGTTACACATCCTTGATGTCCAGGCCATCAAGGAGGCCAAAATGTCCCAGAAGATTTCAACAATAGCAGAGAGAGGTTTATATGATGAAGACAGGCATTTTGCTTTTAGTGGTAATATAATTTTACTATTTCTTGAAATTGTCTGTTAATGCCTTTTTTCCATAATAAGTCCAACCAAATTTCCACCCTAAAACCAATTGTTCTATCTGGAAACTGGGAGTTTCACCAGgagttttaaagctgcatttagCACTGCGTCCCATCTGTTGTTACATGTTCAGTTTTAAATAGATCATTACTGTGTTTcggttaataaaaaaaaaaaaaaaacagatctcAGTGTggaacctttaaaaaatattttccagccGGTCCAGGTGAAGAACACATGGCATTAATTTTGAGGCAACAAAGGCTCCATAGAGAGTAAAGGAGGCAATTTCGTTGGAGAAATTTTGGGTGGAGAGGCAGAAAAGGTACAATTTGACAGTTAAAGAGGTCGATTAAATTACTTTCGGTCTTGTCAGACCATTAGTCTCATTTTCCTGAAAGAATCTGTGAGTCATAATCATAGATTGTCTTGTCCATGCATATTTTTGCACCTCTGCCCACAAATCTTCTGTTAGTTGACATAAGAGTTTTGGTGATACcccaaaacattgactttgttatCTTTAATGCACTTCGTAGTACAGTGTGCACTGCAATGTGCAATGAACTTACCTTCAGAAAATCCAATGTTCAATTTCCTTGCTGGTATCATGACAGTCCTTTAATATGTTCACACAATGGTCTTTCTTTATGGTGCCATCTAGTTTGTGAAGTCCAGCTGGAGCAAAACACTCACACAGCTTGTTGTTACTACCCAAATCTTCATAGTTGCAAAGGTTCAACTTTGTAAGCTAACCACTTTTGAAATAATGATGCTCATTGTGACCAAACACATTGATTTTACTTTCATAAAACCATACACACgtttatgttgcttttgttgttatagctttttttcttgctgagTGGACTTTTATCTCAGGTTTGGTAAAGGACTCTTTTGACTGTAAATAATGATACTCTTTCCTGCTTCCTTCcacatattttccttttattctgtGCTTGATGGACACAATTTGTATCAAAGCATTCTCTTATCTGGCACTCCGAACCAAACTCCTTCCTGAACATTAAGATCAGttagcttcatttttttatttttatggttttcatgGTGTAATTAACCACAAAAGACAGACTGAATCCTAAAATCCCGTTTACAACAGTGACCTGGGccaaaaagcagctgaaggcAGCTGTAAAGAGCACCTCATGCATCACATTTTACCATATCATAAAACATCAAAGGTCACTAAAATATCTCTGATTTATCTTGATTTTGTCTTGATGTCACACAAGGAGATGCGTTTCAGGATTTGatctaaaataaatctacagGTCTATAGATCTACCTGAAATACTTTGTGTTAACCAAAGCCATGATGTCATCATTTAGTAATCCCAACTGGCctacgtttcttttttttcttatacaaTGTATGTAAAGATCTGATTTCACCTGTTCATGTTCTGTGACAGAACAAGAGAGGTTGTCCGATTAAATGATCTTTGCTAGGGACCTCCATAAACAAAAGGATATGTAACTATTTATAGGCCCTATATGAACTGTGATATAGTGAACTACTAAACTGTAGAACACAAGTGAACAAAGCTCCCTTTCAAGTAAGAAATAATTCCCACAGACGAAGCCAAGTCACTGGTTACGTCTCATAATTCGGTATAAAAAGAGGCTGCACATGTGAATGGCTGGCAACAGGGCCATCTTTGTATTCGCTAGATGATCTGTAAAATCTCTGGGGAGCTTTAAGTGAAAGCTAACTCTTTTTCAATTAGGCAGTAAATGGCAATGTTTTAGTTGATAAACATTTCATCATAAATACTCAGACTCTATCAGTGGCTTGAGACCAGCGTGGTGCTGACTTCAAACATAAAAGTTGTTGCATCAAAAATCATCTGGATTGCATAAAGGGATgtgttattacatttatttcctgAGTAATAGCACCAATAAAATTTTAGAACTCCTTTAAACTCAAGTTTTTTTAAGGAGAATTTTGTTCTCCACCGGTGTTATCAATGATGCTCTTTGTCACTTTTCACTCTTTGACATTCCACATAAgcttttaaatgtacttttgtaCAGAAATTAACTTGAACTTTGAATGCTTCTGAAGTGAAACTGCTGAATTGTCTGTGATGATTTCGGGCCTTATGGTGTCGctttctttaatattttgatcCGTGGGAGGTTAAAGCGCCCGCTGCTTTAGCTCGCCTCGTTGTATCAAACACAATATTGCGGCATGTGtttcaaataacattttcaaagcatttCAGTAAGAGCAAGCAAACCTGCAAGCTTAGCTGGAACTAAAACCGATCTGACAGATGCCACATGCTTCTGAGGCAAGACTTGAAAGTCACACAAAACCCACTTTAAACTTATGAAAAGAGTAACGATAGCTTATCATGAAGAGCCTTAGAACTAGAAAAACActagtaaaatttaaaacaatggaAATATTCAAAAGTAAAGAGTACCTTCTTGGGAGTTATAGTCTGCGGAGAATTCACTTGAATAGATGCAGCACAAAATGTTATATGTGTAAAGGAATAAGATAATGTTTCTTTGCTGTGACCCTATCTGATTTGCATGCATGCCTACAGAAATCGACTCCCCTAAGGACCTAAAGGCTTCAGATGTGACACAGGATTCAGCTTCTTTCACTTGGGTTCCTCCTCTGGCCGACATTGACGGTTATATGCTGACCTATAGAGAGGCAGAAGGAAAATTGCAGGTACTTTACTGCTtggtttgttttacattttcttaactAAATGGGTACATGTCCTTACAAGTGACTGATAAGTGTAGATCATTTCACTTTAGGGTGCAGGTGTGTCTCAATAACTTATTGAAATggtatttcagtaattcaattatATATGCATCCAATACTTGATCAAGaatccttttgcatgaattactgcatcattTCAGTGTGTGATAGAGGAGATCAGCCTGTGATTAACTGAATGATGAGGAAGCCTGGGTTACACCGTCTGCATTGTTGGTTCTGCTGTCTCTTGTCTTCCTCTTGACTGTTCCCCACAGATCGTCGATTGGATTTAGATTGCTCAACTTTGCTGGCTAATCAAGCTCAGTGATGACAGGGTCCTTCAACTATTTACTGATACTTTAAGCAGTGTGGGTATATGCCAGGTTCTGAAATCAGTTTGCTGTACAGTTTGTCAGCAGAGTTAAGCATTAAGTGCTCTGAAGTTTCAAGGGGACAACTGCACCGACTTTGAACTTTACACAATAGCtcaacaccagcagatggcaTGGCTTCCTAAATTATCACTGGCTGTGTAAACTTCACATCGGATCCCATGCCACTTGCATTCAGAGCCGCTCCACTCTTCCTTTAGTCTCAAATGTCGATAAAACTGTGAGTGTTCAAAAAGCACAACTTTTAATGAAGGTGTGTGGTGTGGTGGTCCAAATCAATAGCTTGCTTGAAAGTAGAGTCTGGAGAACATTTCATATCATTTTCTAATCTTTTAAAACCCATAACTGATTCCTATTTTTGTGAAAGCTATGACATTGAGTTTAAGTGCTTTGAAAGGCTGACCTCTTGTGGTCACAGATAGAACAAATCAAGGATGAATAGATTGCctaaactgaatgaaaattcAATCTAAATCTTTATTTGACCTGATGATAGGCTAATGAAGCTAATTATCATCGtacaaattgtaaaaacatgttggtttttttattttattttaccagacTATTGAAAATAGGCTTGACTCCAGCAAGAGACGCTTCGCTGCGTCCAAACTGGAGAGGGGAAAGAGGTACATTGTCACAATTTACGCCTTTAGGGGCAGCAAAAGGAGTAAGGTGGTGGAGACCTTCTTCAAAACAGGTCAGCATTCTTCAGCTAAGAACAACTTTCTGCTATTTGTCATTGTGTCCTATTTTTTAATATGTCTTTCATTCCCTTTGTTGTTATTAGTTGCTCTTCTGTACCCCTTCCCTATGGACTGTGGACAAATAATGAAGAAcgacaataaaaacaatggcGTCTATACTGTCTACATTAATAATAACCAATCCAAGCCAATGCAGGTTTACTGTGACATGACCACCGATGGAGGTGGTTGGCTGGTATGTTATTTTGAGTGACTTTTCAAATTATGTAGAATTTTAGCATATAATGCAGTTCTGTGAAAAAGCCAACTTCTGTTCTTGcgtttttgtcacacttaaaggTTTCAAATCATCAGGCTATTTTTTATTAGACAAAGATAAGGTGAGTAAATAGGAAAGGTAGTAGATATTATTTGTCGAATGTGAAAATATCAGTTGTCCAACCATAAAATTTGCCATACTCCTCCTGGCCATCGTGCTGAGACCATTGGGAAGTTAAGACAGGGCATATCGCTTAACCCGTAGCTCatcaaacagaacagaaagacCTGTCTCATAAACAGCATCAATCATCTTGACGAGCCGTAAGACTTCcaggaaaatattctgtggactgGACTGGAATGAAAAGtgttaatttcattttgtcagGCAAAACTAACATaacatctcagaaaaaaatataacacCTACATTCAAAAATGATGGTGGTAGTTTGATGAACTGGATCTGCCTTTCCTTGATCTAAACCtttaagtgaaacaaaaagaatacaaaaaccaataaaacatgtaaaggGGCAAATACTTCTTCACCACTTTTCAGTACAGAAAATACTGGCAGGTTTTAAGCCTAtttgaaaatgaacttttaCTCAATCTAGGAGtagtttctttttacatatttctaatCCAGCATCTGTAAGTAAAATTTTGTTCCTGATGCTTTTAGGTACTTCAGCGGCGTAACACTGGGAATCTGGACTTTATGAAACGCTGGAGACAGTACATAGCAGGCTTTGGCAACCTGACAGAGGAGTTCTGGATTGGTGAGCGACtttgtgttaatattttgtGGGGCGGGAGGGGGGGCTATCTACATACTATAAAACACACTCATATGCATTGTAATTGTGCATCATGTACTCCCTTCAAATTCTGCATCTGTTTATTTGCTGTCACAGGTTTGGATAAGATACACGAGCTAACCAACACTCCCACGCAGTATGAGATCAGGTTCGACTTGGGCCTGGGCTCAGAGAGAGCGTACGCCGTTTATGACAACTTTAAGATCGCTCCGGTCAGACAGAGATTCAAGCTCACCATTGGCAAATACAGAGGGACAGCAGGTGGGTCTCAGTATGTAAAAGTCTGTGTATGTGAGAACTGGAAGCACTGCTttcataaattataatttatttttaacacccACATACAGTGATGCATACTGAGAATGTGATGGCAGATTTAGAAACAAGACAGATGGGGGCAGTAATTGAGGGGTTGGAAACCCCGTGTACACCAACCATTATGTAAACACACTTTAGCAGTGTGTGAGATTTTGGTTTCAAAAGGTTACAGTAAGCCAGACAGAATATTTAAAGAGTAAGggtttttaaaacatgcagcatttaAATATGCTACAAATCCATACTCCCAAAATGAGACATAGTGTGAACATAACTCAGAGTTTGCTGAGGCAACATCTACTACATGCCTGAATCCTCTCTACTTTTATAAATCcctttgtttctaaaaacatgCATACCTAGGCAGATGAATACAAGCCAATATACAATATTTATGGAaatcttctttttattaatgATTTTCAGGTGATGCCATGACCTACCACCAAGGCCGGCCCTGGACCACCATAGATTCAGATAATGATCTTGCGTTAACTAACTGTGCCAGGACCCACAAAGGAGCTTGGTGGTATGCAAACTGTCACTTGGCCAACCTTAATGGTAAATGGGGAGACAACACACACAGCGTGGTGAGTGAACAAGGAGGACACTTTGCCTTTATTACCTGGCTTGTTGAATGCTTTTCAAAATGAGTCTGGTCAGTGTTCACTATGCCTCAGTTGAAGTAAATATACGCAGTTGCAAGATAAATGTAGCATTCCTTTGTAAAACAGCACTTAAGGTCGTCTTAAGTGGTCACAGTATTAATCgggaagaaattaaattttttggtaattttagATGAGGTTTTAGaacacaatacattttttaagtctgattttgttacattgcttttttccccttgccttgtttttaatttctaattacaattatttttttaacccctTTCCTTTCATTCAATTTATTATGTTCTTAATTACATTAGCTGCCAATCAAATTGGTCATCACCAATTCCCAGAACCGTTAGTAATTTTAACGgcaaaaataatgttattaGAAGTCATAGAAAATCTTGagagttttaaaggttttacaaTTTCCTGTTCTTCAGATCTTCTTTTACAATTATTTGCACCCTCCCCAATAAAGATTTAAAGGTACTAAAATAACTCTTCTTTTGCTTAAGCATAAACTCATAactcatttttagaaaacaattctattttaattttagtgcATTTAATCAGAGGGGTTATTGGCATTTTATAAGCATTCTTTGTCGATAGAACTTCATGTATCCTGACCGACATGCAGCATGGAAGATTTGTTAACTCTCCATCTTTGCACACtatttttagtgattttatgctactgtaatattaaaaaaacactttacttATCTTTACTTTTTACATATCTTCACATATTCATTAGAAGTGGCAATAACTGCTGAGAGACTATATATATGTTGCATATTTCTGGTAATTTTCTACAGAAGACTTACATGCAACTTCGGTCACAA
This is a stretch of genomic DNA from Gambusia affinis linkage group LG12, SWU_Gaff_1.0, whole genome shotgun sequence. It encodes these proteins:
- the tnn gene encoding tenascin-N isoform X2; the encoded protein is MSTGLLGRALCLLIILCTVSHHVGCIDNQPSSSGTEQGLTFSHIYKLDIPGSSSCTVERLPTHKTGLQQDTITNGENDIIFKHNIRLQSPKCNCEESESFKDLLYRINGLEEEVTYLKTQCTQGCCGRGGVADCSIPTCPNDCGDNGQCVDGQCVCEEGFYGEDCSLVLTPQGLRLVQVTDVSLLVEWESVQGAEYYMLTYHPKFDEGAMEEVRISNSENSYRVTGLTPGVTYIVQVYAVINKIQSEADMIEATTDVSTVDDMQVIGQTEVSIQVDWKNPQAEVDYFRLTHTDPSGEEEELNVQRSQEARTKHTIVGLYPGTEYQISVQSVKGNTKGKASFATGVTDIDAPTNFVTTEVTEDTATVSWDKAQAEIEGYMLRYTSAEGSSSDIFVGRDSTSYRLVGLRPGILHTVYIWGFKGDKVSGKSSTEAETELDAPTNLSVEDETDSGFRVYWDPTKAQIDGYMLTHSSIDGSREETPVGSDSSYVLTGLRPGVVYTVYVWAVRGSKASRKTSTQAETELDTPANLVAQDETESSFSLSWDPVQAEIDGYILTYTSLDGSSKEISLGPESTSYLLTGLRPAVLYTVYIQALRGDKTSRTISTQAETELDAPANLIARDETESSFSLSWDPLQAEIDGYVLTYTLPDGSSKEILVGPDSVSYLLTGLRPAFIYTVYIKAVRGDKASRTISTQAETEIDSPKDLKASDVTQDSASFTWVPPLADIDGYMLTYREAEGKLQTIENRLDSSKRRFAASKLERGKRYIVTIYAFRGSKRSKVVETFFKTVALLYPFPMDCGQIMKNDNKNNGVYTVYINNNQSKPMQVYCDMTTDGGGWLVLQRRNTGNLDFMKRWRQYIAGFGNLTEEFWIGLDKIHELTNTPTQYEIRFDLGLGSERAYAVYDNFKIAPVRQRFKLTIGKYRGTAGDAMTYHQGRPWTTIDSDNDLALTNCARTHKGAWWYANCHLANLNGKWGDNTHSVGVNWEPWKGHLTSLDFTEMKIRPVGVLSSRKRRSLMAREGKSRVSNTHNK
- the tnn gene encoding tenascin-N isoform X1, with the translated sequence MSTGLLGRALCLLIILCTVSHHVGCIDNQPSSSGTEQGLTFSHIYKLDIPGSSSCTVERLPTHKTGLQQDTITNGENDIIFKHNIRLQSPKCNCEESESFKDLLYRINGLEEEVTYLKTQCTQGCCGRGGVADTSCSGHGTYQQDTCSCLCNPGWEGPDCSVSSCPDECNDNGRCVDGKCVCYEGYTGEDCSQLTCPGDCNDKGECRDGKCVCFPHFTGEDCSIPTCPNDCGDNGQCVDGQCVCEEGFYGEDCSLVLTPQGLRLVQVTDVSLLVEWESVQGAEYYMLTYHPKFDEGAMEEVRISNSENSYRVTGLTPGVTYIVQVYAVINKIQSEADMIEATTDVSTVDDMQVIGQTEVSIQVDWKNPQAEVDYFRLTHTDPSGEEEELNVQRSQEARTKHTIVGLYPGTEYQISVQSVKGNTKGKASFATGVTDIDAPTNFVTTEVTEDTATVSWDKAQAEIEGYMLRYTSAEGSSSDIFVGRDSTSYRLVGLRPGILHTVYIWGFKGDKVSGKSSTEAETELDAPTNLSVEDETDSGFRVYWDPTKAQIDGYMLTHSSIDGSREETPVGSDSSYVLTGLRPGVVYTVYVWAVRGSKASRKTSTQAETELDTPANLVAQDETESSFSLSWDPVQAEIDGYILTYTSLDGSSKEISLGPESTSYLLTGLRPAVLYTVYIQALRGDKTSRTISTQAETELDAPANLIARDETESSFSLSWDPLQAEIDGYVLTYTLPDGSSKEILVGPDSVSYLLTGLRPAFIYTVYIKAVRGDKASRTISTQAETEIDSPKDLKASDVTQDSASFTWVPPLADIDGYMLTYREAEGKLQTIENRLDSSKRRFAASKLERGKRYIVTIYAFRGSKRSKVVETFFKTVALLYPFPMDCGQIMKNDNKNNGVYTVYINNNQSKPMQVYCDMTTDGGGWLVLQRRNTGNLDFMKRWRQYIAGFGNLTEEFWIGLDKIHELTNTPTQYEIRFDLGLGSERAYAVYDNFKIAPVRQRFKLTIGKYRGTAGDAMTYHQGRPWTTIDSDNDLALTNCARTHKGAWWYANCHLANLNGKWGDNTHSVGVNWEPWKGHLTSLDFTEMKIRPVGVLSSRKRRSLMAREGKSRVSNTHNK